In Scomber scombrus unplaced genomic scaffold, fScoSco1.1 SCAFFOLD_174, whole genome shotgun sequence, the DNA window CAAACCAGCATGCAGCGTGAAGTGAAACAGCTGAtagtttattgattattgatcaaaCAGCTGAtagtttattgattatttatctTTTCTGATGATTCTGTGaaatctgtgatgaaggaagatGGAAGCTGTGAAGGAACGTCTGGCTGAGTTTACACTGGAGGCTCACGGTGAGAGAAGCaatactacagtagtactacagtaatactactgtagtactactgtagtattactgtaatactactgtagtactgtaataCAGTAGTATTGGTAATAgtagtaaataataatatatataatacccAAAGGAGGCTTTACAGAGGaaagtaatagtagtaatagtactgtagtattagtattagtagtattattattattagtattcaGTGAGTATCTGTGATGtcacttttctcttcttcagttCAAACATCAGATAttatgacaataaaaaataactctgacgtcatttcAGCAGATTTTAAAGTGTTAAACAATTTTTTAGAATCAGAAACAAACAGTAGAAAActgcatccatccatcaatcaatcaatcaatcaatcaatccatcaatgGATTAGTTGTCAGTTGATTCTTAAATAAACTGATGGAGCTTCTTCAGAGCTTCAGTTCTctgcagttattgatcagtCGTCACATTTTACATGAATCCTGATGATTATTGATTACCCTTCAGATCTGTACCTGAACCAATCAGTGCCTTACCTGGAGGGGTCACCTGACCCGTTGCACTTTTCTACCGCGACTGGATTGGTTCCAAACAAACCCTGCATCATCCGCAACGCCTTCAGCCATTGGCCGGCCCTCTGAGCAGGTGGACGCCGGCCCGTACCTGAGGTCAGGaaaccccaccccccccccccccccccccccccccccccccccccccccccctccctccacctgcactcacctcttcttcttctgtggtgatgtcatcagcttcctgtgttcctctctctcagGGAGAAggtggggtcaaaggtcatcagCGTGGCGGTGACGCCCAACGGTTACGCTGACGCCGTGAACGGAGATCGCTTCATGATGCctgaagagagacagatgagcTTCTCCTCAGTGCTCGACATCATCGAAGGAAAGGTGAGGAGGAGGCTGGGTTAGAGGAGTTATAATGTAACATCATGATCACTAGttagtgagagtgtgtgtgtgtgtgtgtgtgtgtgtgtgtgtgtaaagtgtgtgtgtgtgtgtgtgtgtgtgtgggtgtgtgtgtgtgtgtgttgtgtgtgtgtgtgtgtgtgtgtgtgtgtgtgtgtgtgtaggtggagaAGCGTGGTGTGTTCTACATACAGAAGCAGTGCTCTAACCTGGTGGATGAGCTTCCTGAGCTGACGGACGACGTGGAGCCACACGTGTCCTGGATGAGCACGGCGCTCGGTGAGTTCCTACTGAGCATGCTCAGACCGGAGGACTGAGACGCAGCTGCACACGCTGAGCTCCATGCTTCATTACCGGATAAACGTTCTGCACGTTTCCAGGTGTTCAGTTATATTTCAGTAGTGCTGCAGTGCTGCATGTTATCTAACAGTAAAGATGGCTCCCTCTGCTTTCttcacataataaaacattttaaattgatttatttaacctgatgaatattttcaaacatcttcatcatctcatcagtttttcttcttttaggaAAGTTTCCAGACGCTTGTGAACTTTTGGCTCGAGAGGCGAGCGCTGTCACCTCCAGTAAGACCTGACATcaccctgacccctgaccctaaccctgacatcacactgacccctgaccctgacATCACACTGACTCCCTAACCCTGACATCACACTGACcttaaccctgaccctaaccctgacatcaccctgacccctgaccctgacATCacactgaccctaaccctgacatcaccctgacccctgaccctaaccccaTCACTCACATGTTCTATGTTTAACATGTATGTTCTTTGTATATGAAcattgtatgtttgtgtttcagtgcaCAAAGATCACTATGAGAATCTTTACTGTGTGATTTCTGGAGAGAAAACCTTCATCCTGCTGCCCCCGACAGACCGACCATTCATCCCCTAtggtaaccatagcaaccaacCTCCAGCCACCTGCAGTTATCATGGCGACCACCCTCCATCCTTTGTAAGTAACCTATAGTAACCGACCTCCATACCTTCAGGTAGTCATAGTAACAACCCTACAAACTCTAcagtaaccatagtaacaacCCTGTAGGCTCTacagtaaccatggtaaccccGCTGCAGGCTCCTACAGTAACCATAGTAACCCCTCTGCACTCTacagtaaccatggtaaccactCTGCACTCTacagtaaccatggtaaccactCTGTAGACTGTacagtaaccatggtaactcCTCTGTAGACTGTacagtaaccatggtaactcCTCTGTAGACTGTacagtaaccatggtaaccccTCTGTAGACTGTacagtaaccatggtaacccctctgtctcaggtgtgtatcagcCGGCTGTTTACCGTCAGCAGGACGACGGGTGAGTTTGAGGTCGTGGATCAGAGCGACTCTGAGAAGGTGCGTTCAAATGTCTGTAAGTCTCAGCGCTCTCTGGTCTGTTTAAAACACTGCAGTTAACCCTctcaccacccccccccccccccccccacacacttACCCCCCCTTACCCCCAGGTCCCGTGGATCCCTCTGGACCCTCTGGACCCGGACCTGCAGCGGTATCCGTCGTACCGGCGAGCTCGGCCGCTCCGCTGCACCGTGAAGGCCGGAGAGATGCTTTACCTGCCATCACTCTGGTTCCATCACGTCCAGCAGTCACATGGCTGCATCGCAGGTGAGAACGctacacctgaactacacctgaactacacactaactacacctgaactacacACTAACTACACCTGTTAACACAATTGATTAATGATGAATCAATAGTTAGTTGCAGTTCTGCtattaatactttatttttcctGCAGTGAACTTCTGGTACGACATGGAGTACGACATCAAGTATAACTACTTCCAGCTGACTGGAGACGCTGTCAGGAGGTCACCGCGGCAACGTGACATCACAGCGGCTCAATGATGTCATAGTGACGGTGTGTGACTGGTTTCCGTGTTTGTGTGCGACAGCGACTGATCAATAAAGTTtgttgaaattaaaaaacatttcagtgtgtgttatttgttACAGCTGATCAttagttattaaatattaaattaatcaacTATTTAATTATGActgattttagtcattttttaaataaaggaaaagtcaaaTTAGTCTGATTCAGATtcttaaatctaaatattttctggttaaaatgagacattttagTTTCCTGAAGTCCTCAAATGTCTCACAGATCTTCAGtttactaaaaataaataaaataagaataaacatttaaccttctttcctccctccgtcctttccttatttcctccatccttcctttcctccctcctttccttccttctttgactcaaggacaacaggagggttagaaGCTGAATCTGAGAATTGggactttttctttcttaaaaaaaagaaaaaagactcaaaatgatcaattaagGAAACCTGATAAACAAGAGTCGAGTCATTCCTTTTAGTTTTCAACCCAAACATGAACCAATGAGAAAGACTTTATTAAAGcagaacagagaaaataaaccaATCAGACAGCagatagaaaattaaaaaaaacaacaaaaaaatctctgGAGGTCcaaagtcattatttttctccccatcttttttttctcttctccacaGTCAGTTATTCTtattgcatcatcatcatcataatcatcagcatcatcatcatcatcatcatcacacagtcCTGATGATTATCACTCAGCCACTCAGTCCCTGTAAACACTAGCAAGGTGCAGATAACGTTGCCCCCCCCACTGTGAGATATGAATGATATATAACTATGTCAggattcataaataaatataaaccagCTGTGACTCTGATctgtgaggagaggaagagtcCTGGCCGGGACTCCTCCTCCAGGTCAGGGGTCGGGGGGTCAGGGGTCGGCTGTGAGGTGAGCAGCAGGGGGGGCCACAGTCCAGAGTCTcttaaaataactcaaaatatatctttttattctttaaaccAGAATCTGAGTCTGTGTTACATCATgggagcagacacacacacacacacacacacacacacacacacacacacacacacacacacacacacacacacacacacacacacacactctctcagtCGCCCTCGGCTCTGTAGATCGTACATTGATGCTGTGGAACGCCGGCACCCAGCGGTTGTCATGGAGACCGACGTTGCAGCCGGGTGCGTCCCTGCGGGTGCCACGGCAACACATCCAGTATCCGGGGCCGTAGGGCAGCGCCTGGCAGAACGGTTTGTGGTGCCAGCGGCACAGAGACACGTCGCCGCGGCCGTACCGCTTCTTGCACTGCTTGCAGGGGTCGTCACGGTAACGGGGGTCGGACACCCAGAGCGAGTCTGCGGGCCGCACGCCGTACGTGTCGATGATGAACAGTAAGTAGCGGCAGCTGCACTTGAGCACTGCGAGGCTCTGCGTGTCGAGCAGCTGCAGCACCTTCAGCAGCAGGTGGTGAGGCAGCAGCGACAGGTACGGCTGAGGCTCCAACAGCTGCTGCACCCGCTGACGCACCTGCAGGAAGCCCTGCCGCGACGCCGTCACCGCGGCAACCGCATCCTCCACGCCACGCTGCTGCCTCTCTGATACAGGAGGTGACAGGGGGGGGGCAGCGTCCAGGTCAAATGTCATTGTAAGGTGAGAGGGGCGGGGCTTAGCGTTTGTGGGGGGGCGGGGCTGCGGAGACAGGAACAACAAGCCGGGCAGAGGCTCCGCCCCCTCCTTCTTGGGGGGCGTGTCCAC includes these proteins:
- the jmjd7 gene encoding LOW QUALITY PROTEIN: bifunctional peptidase and (3S)-lysyl hydroxylase JMJD7 (The sequence of the model RefSeq protein was modified relative to this genomic sequence to represent the inferred CDS: deleted 1 base in 1 codon; substituted 1 base at 1 genomic stop codon), whose amino-acid sequence is MEAVKERLAEFTLEAHDLYLNQSVPYLEGSPDPLHFSTATGLVPNKPCIIRNAFSHWPALXAGGRRPLPVFLSLREKVGSKVISVAVTPNGYADAVNGDRFMMPEERQMSFSSVLDIIEGKVEKRGVFYIQKQCSNLVDELPELTDDVEPHVSWMSTALGKFPDACELLAREASAVTSMHKDHYENLYCVISGEKTFILLPPTDRPFIPYGVYQPAVYRQQDDGEFEVVDQSDSEKVPWIPLDPLDPDLQRYPSYRRARPLRCTVKAGEMLYLPSLWFHHVQQSHGCIAVNFWYDMEYDIKYNYFQLTGDAVRRSPRQRDITAAQ